One part of the Rutidosis leptorrhynchoides isolate AG116_Rl617_1_P2 chromosome 1, CSIRO_AGI_Rlap_v1, whole genome shotgun sequence genome encodes these proteins:
- the LOC139903342 gene encoding uncharacterized protein encodes MCVIQGLCDVVHTPPSLQQTRQQPDPVITNQPSGQTQPQGHTHQATQADFDTDHSANSQTALHPSTSRQSPVTTSAISPQVFRASHMQSQGLSDVVHMSPAFQQTSHQPVDPVDIKPPSYSIIIPNRPSALTQPPQGLTHQATQPNHGISTANKPQRKTMYASVNLTPSSTSSLHSDVLDVEQLRKKVKRTYTSRGRGRPASGIRPPSSTPPREQSGDATSKSQMRGCLSGQDLEAARLQSLLVRQPIRANEPWSTARVPLSMALPTQPNANSQNM; translated from the exons ATGTGTGTTATACAGGGCTTATGTGATGTGGTCCATACGCCTCCTTCACTTCAGCAAACCCGTCAGCAGCCAGACCCTGTAATCACAAACCAACCATCTGGGCAGACCCAACCACAAGGTCATACACACCAAGCCACTCAAGCTGACTTCGACACAG ATCATTCAGCTAATAGCCAAACTGCATTACATCCATCCACTTCAAGGCAATCACCTGTAACAACTTCTGCAATATCTCCTCAGGTTTTCAGGGCTTCTCACATGCAATCACAG GGCTTATCTGATGTAGTCCATATGAGTCCCGCATTTCAGCAAACCAGTCACCAGCCAGTAGACCCTGTAGATATAAAACCACCTTCTTACAGTATCATCATCCCAAACCGCCCATCTGCCCTGACCCAACCACCACAGGGTCTAACACACCAAGCCACTCAACCCAACCATGGCATAAGTACAGCTAACAAACCTCAACGTAAAACCATGTATGCTTCGGTTAATCTCACACCATCTTCAACTAGTTCATTGCATTCTGATGTTCTAGATGTTGAGCAGCTTAGGAAAAAAGTCAAACGCACATATACTTCTCGAGGTCGGGGTCGTCCAGCTTCAGGCATAAGACCACCATCATCGACTCCGCCTCGAGAACAAAGTGGAGATGCCACGTCAAAAAGTCAAATGAGAGGGTGTTTAAGTGGTCAAGATTTAGAGGCTGCTCGACTTCAGAGCCTTTTAGTACGTCAACCCATTCGAGCAAACGAGCCATGGTCAACAGCAAGAGTACCTCTTTCCATGGCCTTACCAACACAACCCAACGCCAAttctcaaaatatgtaa
- the LOC139873160 gene encoding uncharacterized protein: MTKTQITTSIQRLLKPHKPPTATHLRRISVATQPPSQLESIQSTFTNLNTTDDWTNFHQQILSLPSESLIKISRQFNTSNKALKFFHFIHDNASSTTQSVSVSPLPSLFQAVIELAIREQDESMSIVDLYNLSKELKVSLTPISAIIVIRYFSRVNKIQDCVSVYDGLDPNVKNVNVKNTLLDVLLKSDRFDHARQLLDEMLEPNANFPANEATLNIVFPVLLRWNWEKKSEEFIDLIPKLAIHGVFPSNIWLTQLITKLCRSYRNDKAWELLHELMKFGKVNTEPCNAILSGFGRERNFEGINLVLKEMKQNDIKPNIVTFGMLVNHMCKARRVDDALDMVKKMKEGTEGICIKPDVILYNTLIDGLCKMGRQEEGLALMEQMKLEDGYVPSVVTYNCLIDGFCKSGEIERAHQLFDEMHGDGVYPNVITLNTLVDGMCKHGRIGNAMEFFRKMQEEKGIKGNAVTYSMLISAFCSVNNIDKAMRLFDEMESVGSPDTLAYYSLISGLTIAGRPDDASLIASKMKKAGFKLDLLTYNTLIGGFCRRKKLDKAVEILKEMEETGVKADSVTYNTLISYFTQNGDFETAHKFLKQMIVDGNVPTVVTYGTLIHAYCLAGKLDDALNIFDEMIKSSKVPPNTVIYNILIDCLCKRGKVERAFSLMDGMLQKDVRPNTTTYNAMFKGLSNTNRLRDAFRLMDEMIQQACNPDYVTFEILNDWLSAVGENEKLTKFMRGYQVSSAVSSA, from the coding sequence ATGACGAAAACACAAATCACAACATCAATCCAACGTCTTCTTAAACCCCATAAACCTCCCACTGCCACCCATCTCCGTCGTATCTCCGTCGCAACACAACCACCGTCACAACTTGAATCAATTCAATCCACCTTCACTAATCTCAACACCACCGATGATTGGACCAATTTCCATCAACAAATCCTATCTTTACCCTCTGAATCACTCATCAAAATCTCTCGTCAATTCAATACTTCAAATAAAGCTCTTAAATTTTTCCATTTCATACATGACAACGCATCATCTACAACTCAATCTGTATCTGTATCACCGCTACCATCATTATTCCAAGCTGTTATTGAGCTTGCAATACGTGAACAAGATGAATCTATGTCCATTGTTGACTTATATAATCTTTCAAAGGAGCTGAAGGTTTCACTCACGCCCATTTCAGCAATTATTGTAATCAGATACTTTTCTCGTGTAAATAAGATTCAAGATTGTGTGTCAGTGTATGATGGGTTGGATCCAAATGTGAAGAATGTTAATGTAAAGAACACATTGTTGGATGTATTGTTGAAATCTGACAGGTTTGATCATGCACGCCAACTGCTCGACGAAATGCTTGAACCAAATGCGAATTTCCCTGCTAATGAAGCGACGCTAAATATCGTTTTCCCCGTGTTATTGAGATGGAATTGGGAGAAAAAGAGCGAAGAATTTATTGATTTAATTCCGAAATTAGCAATACATGGTGTGTTTCCTAGTAATATTTGGTTGACTCAATTAATTACTAAGTTGTGCAGGAGTTATAGAAATGATAAAGCTTGGGAGTTGTTGCATGAGTTAATGAAGTTTGGGAAGGTTAATACCGAACCGTGTAATGCTATTTTATCAGGATTTGGGAGAGAGCGAAACTTTGAGGGGATAAATTTAGTTTTGAAGGAGATGAAACAGAATGATATAAAGCCGAATATTGTTACCTTTGGGATGTTAGTGAATCACATGTGCAAGGCACGTAGGGTTGATGATGCGTTAGATATGGTTaaaaagatgaaggaaggtactgAGGGAATCTGTATCAAACCTGATGTGATTCTTTATAATACTTTGATTGATGGTTTATGCAAAATGGGTAGGCAAGAAGAAGGTTTAGCATTGATGGAACAGATGAAATTGGAAGATGGTTATGTCCCTAGTGTTGTAACTTACAATTGTTTAATTGATGGGTTTTGCAAATCTGGTGAGATTGAACGTGCACACCAGCTGTTCGATGAAATGCACGGTGATGGTGTGTACCCAAATGTGATTACGTTAAACACTTTGGTGGATGGAATGTGTAAGCATGGAAGAATCGGTAACGCGATGGAGTTTTTTAGGAAAATGCAGGAAGAAAAAGGTATTAAAGGGAATGCAGTTACATACTCCATGTTAATTTCTGCTTTTTGCAGTGTTAATAATATTGACAAGGCGATGAGATTGTTTGACGAAATGGAATCTGTTGGATCTCCTGATACACTTGCTTATTATAGCTTGATTTCTGGTTTAACAATAGCTGGTAGACCAGATGACGCAAGTTTAATCGCTTCGAAAATGAAAAAAGCTGGATTTAAATTGGATCTATTGACTTACAACACGTTAATCGGAGGGTTTTGTAGAAGGAAAAAACTGGATAAAGCAGTTGAGATCCTTAAAGAAATGGAGGAAACTGGGGTGAAAGCAGATAGTGTTACTTATAACACTTTAATTTCATACTTCACCCAAAATGGGGATTTCGAAACTGCTCATAAGTTTCTAAAACAAATGATAGTTGACGGAAACGTTCCTACAGTAGTTACGTACGGTACTCTTATCCACGCGTACTGCTTAGCTGGCAAACTTGAtgatgctttaaatatttttgatgAAATGATTAAATCATCTAAGGTTCCTCCAAATACTGTTATATATAATATCTTAATTGATTGTCTGTGTAAGCGCGGAAAAGTAGAACGTGCGTTTTCATTAATGGATGGGATGTTACAGAAGGATGTTAGACCAAATACTACTACATATAATGCGATGTTTAAAGGACTTTCGAATACAAATAGGTTGAGAGACGCGTTTAGACTTATGGATGAGATGATACAGCAAGCTTGTAATCCAGATTATGTTACTTTTGAGATTTTAAATGATTGGCTTAGTGCAGTTGGTGAGAATGAGAAGTTGACCAAGTTTATGCGAGGGTATCAAGTGTCATCGGCTGTTTCATCTGCGTAG